The Persephonella atlantica genome includes a window with the following:
- a CDS encoding anaerobic ribonucleoside-triphosphate reductase activating protein produces MKIGGFQKFSLIDYPGKISAVIFVQGCNFRCPYCHNRELVLPEYFSFSLQEEEIIEFLENRKGKIEGVVITGGEPTIFPDLPDLLLKIKRLGYYIKLDTNGSNPQMIKLLIERKLVDYIAMDVKAPLEKYRDVTFSAVDIEKIQESINIIKDSPIQHEFRTTVINGVHTYSDILKIYNLIKGSDRYVIQNFYPSENLVDKSFQTKTGFLKEELARIEKKFKNRFSSFFIRT; encoded by the coding sequence ATGAAAATAGGTGGATTTCAGAAGTTTTCTCTTATTGATTATCCGGGAAAGATATCAGCAGTAATCTTTGTCCAGGGTTGCAACTTCCGCTGTCCATACTGTCACAACAGGGAACTTGTTCTGCCTGAGTATTTTTCCTTTTCTCTGCAGGAGGAAGAGATAATAGAATTTTTAGAAAACAGAAAAGGAAAAATTGAAGGAGTTGTTATAACAGGTGGAGAGCCTACAATCTTTCCTGACCTTCCTGACCTCCTGCTAAAGATAAAAAGATTAGGCTACTACATCAAGTTAGATACAAACGGCTCTAATCCCCAGATGATAAAACTGCTTATTGAAAGAAAATTAGTAGATTACATAGCTATGGACGTGAAAGCACCTTTAGAAAAGTACAGGGATGTAACATTTTCGGCAGTTGATATTGAAAAGATTCAGGAAAGTATAAACATAATCAAAGATTCTCCCATACAGCACGAATTCAGAACAACGGTTATTAACGGGGTGCACACCTACTCTGATATCCTGAAAATATATAATCTGATAAAAGGCTCAGATAGATACGTAATCCAGAACTTTTACCCGTCGGAAAACCTGGTGGACAAAAGCTTCCAGACAAAAACAGGTTTTTTAAAGGAGGAGCTTGCCAGGATAGAAAAGAAGTTTAAAAACAGGTTCAGCAGTTTTTTTATCAGAACTTAA
- the cmk gene encoding (d)CMP kinase: MNNKKGVINLIIAIDGPAGCGKSTIAKMIAKKLGYTYIDTGAMYRAVALKLKRENVNPDDLKAVLKVMEDTDIQLKTAENGVKVFLDGEDVSDQIRTEEIGKMASQIARYPQVRKVLVKMQRHLGEKAKNAVIEGRDTGTVIFPDADVKIFLTAKPEVRAERRYKELKEKGLDVSYEEILKQVKERDYLDETRKDSPLKPAEDAVIIDTSNKSIEQVFNEVMEVIKRKSV; the protein is encoded by the coding sequence ATAAACAACAAAAAAGGAGTAATCAATTTGATAATAGCTATTGACGGTCCCGCTGGATGTGGAAAGTCTACAATAGCAAAGATGATAGCAAAAAAGCTCGGCTATACCTACATAGATACAGGTGCAATGTATCGAGCAGTAGCCCTGAAGCTAAAGAGAGAAAATGTTAATCCTGATGATTTAAAGGCAGTTTTAAAGGTTATGGAAGATACTGATATACAGCTGAAAACTGCGGAAAATGGGGTAAAAGTGTTCTTAGATGGTGAGGATGTATCAGACCAGATAAGAACAGAAGAGATAGGAAAGATGGCATCACAGATAGCCCGCTATCCACAGGTAAGAAAAGTGCTCGTTAAAATGCAGAGACATTTAGGAGAAAAGGCGAAAAATGCCGTAATAGAGGGAAGGGATACTGGCACTGTTATCTTTCCAGATGCAGATGTGAAGATATTTCTGACAGCAAAACCGGAGGTAAGAGCTGAAAGAAGGTATAAGGAGCTGAAAGAGAAAGGTTTGGATGTATCATACGAAGAGATACTGAAACAGGTAAAAGAAAGAGATTACTTAGATGAAACGAGAAAGGACAGCCCATTAAAACCTGCAGAAGATGCTGTTATTATTGATACATCCAACAAAAGCATAGAGCAGGTATTTAATGAAGTTATGGAAGTGATTAAAAGAAAAAGTGTTTAA
- a CDS encoding HAD family hydrolase, producing the protein MIIIFDVDGVLVDVTKSYHYSIKDTVSYFTGKEVPKEELLDIKFSFSINNDWDASIAGIVYIQTGLDLESFKRIFQRYSKSLNDMYRFAEEKKIKLPSYSKLVEVFENFYHRHREREEMIFTHDILERMSKKADILGVITGRPADDLDYTFRKFNLYKYFDYIVTEDDIPSPELRKPSSYPLKLFFEKVEFHNPVFYIGDTTADYKMVENYNREEGKNVRFILLQNQHNSSIKASSIIKKPDEICDILNSYDYAQD; encoded by the coding sequence ATGATTATAATATTTGATGTTGACGGCGTTCTTGTAGATGTTACAAAGTCTTACCATTACTCTATAAAGGATACAGTATCGTACTTTACAGGAAAAGAAGTCCCAAAAGAAGAGCTTTTAGATATAAAGTTTTCTTTCAGTATAAACAACGACTGGGATGCATCCATCGCAGGGATAGTATATATCCAGACAGGTCTGGATTTAGAAAGCTTTAAAAGGATATTCCAGCGTTACAGCAAAAGCCTGAATGATATGTACAGATTCGCAGAGGAAAAAAAGATAAAACTTCCCAGCTACAGCAAACTTGTTGAGGTGTTTGAGAACTTTTATCACAGGCACAGGGAAAGGGAAGAGATGATTTTTACACATGACATTTTGGAGAGAATGAGTAAGAAAGCTGACATATTAGGTGTTATAACAGGAAGGCCTGCTGACGACCTTGATTACACATTCAGAAAGTTTAACCTTTACAAATATTTTGACTACATAGTAACGGAAGACGACATTCCCTCTCCAGAGCTGAGAAAGCCATCCTCCTATCCTTTAAAGCTGTTTTTTGAGAAGGTAGAGTTTCACAATCCTGTTTTTTATATAGGAGATACAACTGCAGATTACAAAATGGTGGAAAACTACAACAGGGAAGAGGGAAAAAATGTAAGGTTTATACTCCTTCAAAATCAGCACAACAGCAGTATCAAAGCATCAAGCATAATAAAAAAACCAGATGAGATATGTGATATTTTGAATAGCTATGATTATGCACAGGATTAG
- the argH gene encoding argininosuccinate lyase → MEKKLWGGRFSEGTDQFVEEFTESVSFDKELALYDIKGSIAHARMLGKQGIIPEEDAQRIIKGLEEIKKEIEEGRFQWKKELEDVHMNIEKALIEKIGDVGGKLHTGRSRNDQVITAFRLYLKEETNNIVQLLRELKKALLKKAKETVDIVMPAYTHLQRAQPIRMAHYFLSYLEMYNRDEERFTDTLKRIDQMPLGSGALAGVDFPIDRQMTARELGFSQIMRNSLDATASRDAVIEFLSDAAICMSNLSRQSEDLIIWNSSEFFFVELPDKLTTGSSIMPQKKNPDVLELIRGKTGRVYGNLIALLTVVKGLPMAYNRDLQEDKEPVFDTVKTLKGSIIGMTKIIEGLKPRKEIMEKAAGGFALATDLANYLVRKGMPFRNAHHVVGQIVGYLSSQGRELESITLEELKKFSDLFEEDALKILNPYYVADARKSYGGTAKERVIEQIKYWEEKIV, encoded by the coding sequence ATGGAAAAAAAACTTTGGGGTGGAAGGTTTTCTGAAGGAACAGACCAGTTTGTTGAGGAGTTTACAGAAAGTGTCTCCTTTGATAAAGAGCTTGCCCTTTACGACATAAAGGGAAGTATTGCCCATGCACGGATGCTGGGGAAACAGGGAATAATTCCTGAGGAAGATGCCCAGAGAATAATAAAAGGACTTGAAGAGATTAAAAAAGAGATAGAAGAGGGGAGATTTCAGTGGAAAAAAGAGCTTGAAGATGTCCATATGAACATTGAGAAGGCTCTTATTGAAAAGATAGGAGATGTGGGAGGAAAACTCCACACAGGAAGGAGCAGAAATGACCAGGTTATAACTGCTTTCAGACTTTATCTGAAAGAAGAAACAAATAACATAGTCCAGCTTCTGAGAGAACTTAAAAAAGCTCTTTTGAAAAAGGCAAAAGAGACAGTTGATATTGTGATGCCTGCATATACACATCTCCAGAGGGCTCAGCCTATAAGGATGGCTCACTACTTTCTGTCTTATCTTGAGATGTACAACAGAGATGAGGAGAGGTTTACAGACACTCTGAAAAGGATAGACCAGATGCCCCTTGGAAGTGGAGCCCTTGCAGGGGTTGACTTTCCAATAGACAGGCAGATGACTGCACGGGAGCTTGGATTTTCCCAGATTATGAGGAACTCATTAGATGCAACAGCATCAAGAGATGCAGTTATAGAGTTTCTGTCTGATGCGGCCATATGTATGTCCAATCTATCCAGACAGTCAGAAGACCTTATTATATGGAACTCTTCTGAGTTTTTCTTTGTGGAACTTCCAGATAAACTGACGACAGGCTCTTCTATAATGCCGCAGAAAAAAAATCCAGATGTTTTAGAGCTTATTAGAGGAAAAACAGGAAGGGTTTACGGAAATCTGATAGCCCTTTTAACAGTTGTAAAAGGTCTTCCTATGGCTTACAACAGAGACCTTCAGGAAGATAAGGAACCTGTTTTTGATACAGTTAAAACTCTGAAAGGCTCCATAATTGGAATGACAAAGATTATAGAAGGACTGAAACCAAGGAAGGAGATTATGGAAAAAGCTGCAGGAGGTTTTGCACTGGCCACAGACCTTGCAAACTATCTGGTCAGGAAAGGTATGCCCTTCAGAAATGCACACCACGTTGTCGGCCAGATTGTTGGGTATCTCTCCAGTCAGGGCAGGGAGCTTGAAAGTATCACACTTGAGGAGCTGAAAAAGTTTTCAGACCTGTTTGAGGAAGATGCCCTCAAAATACTCAATCCTTACTACGTGGCAGACGCAAGGAAATCTTATGGAGGAACAGCAAAGGAAAGAGTTATTGAGCAGATAAAATACTGGGAGGAAAAAATAGTATGA
- a CDS encoding GGDEF domain-containing protein, translating to MDAKIKKSALIYIFSFIFLSILIWLIFDSKKNQNKQIYLNQKIVKAAAEFTTMLNGYRMLIDFVNRRYFGNTELLHLIYAAEKGKNSEKYIRLIKRKIKPLLDDMKRYQIDYIQIKTPDGKVLLGFRKKSSKKNRQIRIFNVADKEIIGGFKFTYELYYNNILLGSTEIILSYEAIKDQLKKIFKGEYLFLIYRDVIEKRVGEKKSYVQSEISPLFFYETGKNSKYQIPVEILSKINLELKEKAGKKLKKFQNFAVDVEVNGNNYVVSFIVISDVTGKKIGYLVYYELDNTVKMFNDTFTIMYLSVEVALFAMLSFLINIRSRSEKFKLLSEIDRLTGIYNKAKFNQVLESELKKVKRYNRPLGLIIFDIDHFKKINDTYGHQTGDYVLKTIAEIVKKNVRDTDIFARWGGEEFVIVAPETDLSGTKILAEKLRKAIEEHRFDKVGKVTASFGVTEAVPEDTTDSIVRRADEALYLAKEKGRNRVEIMLPEI from the coding sequence ATGGATGCAAAAATAAAAAAATCTGCTCTCATTTATATATTCAGTTTTATATTTTTATCAATACTTATATGGCTTATATTTGACAGCAAAAAAAATCAGAACAAACAGATATACCTGAACCAGAAAATTGTAAAGGCTGCAGCTGAATTCACAACAATGCTCAATGGATACAGAATGCTCATAGATTTTGTTAACAGAAGATATTTCGGTAACACGGAACTCCTCCATCTTATATATGCAGCAGAAAAAGGAAAAAACAGTGAAAAGTATATCAGACTTATCAAAAGAAAAATAAAACCTCTCCTTGACGATATGAAGAGATATCAGATTGATTACATTCAGATAAAAACTCCTGACGGTAAAGTTCTGCTTGGCTTTAGAAAAAAAAGTAGTAAGAAAAACAGACAGATACGTATATTTAATGTGGCAGATAAAGAGATAATAGGAGGTTTTAAGTTCACTTACGAACTTTACTACAATAACATACTCCTTGGAAGTACAGAAATTATACTCTCCTATGAAGCCATAAAAGATCAGCTCAAAAAGATATTTAAAGGGGAATACCTGTTCCTGATTTACAGAGATGTCATTGAAAAAAGAGTAGGAGAGAAAAAAAGTTATGTCCAGAGTGAAATAAGCCCACTGTTTTTTTATGAAACAGGAAAAAACAGTAAATATCAGATACCCGTTGAGATTCTATCAAAAATAAATCTGGAGCTAAAAGAAAAAGCAGGAAAAAAACTAAAGAAATTCCAAAACTTCGCTGTAGATGTTGAAGTGAACGGAAATAACTATGTCGTTTCTTTTATTGTTATATCAGATGTAACAGGCAAAAAAATAGGCTATCTGGTTTACTATGAACTGGACAACACAGTAAAAATGTTCAACGATACATTTACAATTATGTATCTGAGTGTTGAAGTTGCCCTCTTTGCCATGCTATCTTTCCTCATAAACATCAGATCAAGAAGTGAAAAATTCAAACTGCTTTCAGAGATAGATAGACTTACAGGAATATACAATAAGGCAAAGTTCAATCAGGTTTTAGAGTCTGAGCTGAAGAAAGTAAAAAGGTACAACAGACCCCTTGGTCTGATTATATTTGATATTGACCACTTTAAAAAAATCAATGACACCTACGGACACCAGACAGGGGATTATGTTCTCAAAACAATAGCAGAGATTGTGAAGAAAAACGTAAGAGATACAGACATATTTGCCCGATGGGGTGGAGAAGAGTTTGTTATTGTTGCACCGGAGACAGACCTGAGCGGAACAAAAATACTTGCTGAGAAACTAAGAAAGGCTATAGAAGAACACAGATTTGATAAAGTGGGCAAAGTGACCGCAAGCTTTGGTGTTACAGAGGCTGTGCCAGAAGATACAACAGACAGCATAGTTCGTAGAGCAGACGAGGCACTATACCTTGCCAAGGAGAAGGGAAGAAACAGAGTTGAGATAATGTTACCGGAGATTTAG
- a CDS encoding CinA family nicotinamide mononucleotide deamidase-related protein, translating into MKVFILITGSEFTMGLKQEKNSLFIAREIFKRGGNISGIAVSPDDLYQIQFFLKIGLDKSDVVIVSGGLGPTDDDITREAVSEAIGVPLIFHKQWLEKIKKTLRKQGREITDSIKKMAKIPYGAKLIENPVGKAAGFIKVLDDVKKAVVAVPGVPSEMKPMVLKALEMMGLKEEKQLVHLFRTFGKPEAEVGELLHDIDGIVFNSSPKGVDIFVSDKNRFFLENKIKVIRERIADIIYTEKDEEMEEVVGRILKEKQLTVSTAESSTGGLISGRIVNVPGSSEYFMGGVVSYSNDAKIQVLGVNREDIKNYGAVSETVAKQMAEGVRKLLNTDIAVSDTGIAGPTGATPEKPLGLHYIGFADGKKTDVYRVVFRGERNDVRLAISQYALNLIRLNLR; encoded by the coding sequence GTGAAGGTTTTTATACTGATAACAGGTTCTGAGTTTACAATGGGACTGAAGCAGGAAAAAAACTCCCTTTTTATTGCAAGGGAGATTTTCAAAAGAGGTGGAAATATAAGTGGTATAGCAGTTTCTCCAGATGATCTGTACCAGATACAGTTTTTTTTAAAGATAGGTTTAGATAAGTCAGATGTCGTTATTGTGTCTGGTGGGCTGGGACCGACAGATGACGATATCACAAGAGAAGCTGTGTCTGAAGCCATAGGCGTTCCCCTTATCTTCCACAAGCAGTGGCTTGAGAAAATCAAAAAAACATTGAGAAAGCAAGGAAGGGAAATAACAGATTCTATCAAGAAAATGGCAAAAATTCCTTATGGGGCAAAACTTATTGAAAATCCTGTAGGAAAGGCAGCAGGTTTTATTAAAGTGTTAGATGATGTTAAAAAGGCTGTTGTTGCTGTTCCCGGCGTTCCTTCTGAGATGAAGCCTATGGTGTTAAAAGCCCTTGAGATGATGGGATTAAAAGAGGAAAAACAGCTTGTCCACCTATTTAGAACCTTTGGTAAACCTGAAGCTGAAGTTGGAGAGTTGCTTCACGATATAGATGGAATTGTATTTAACAGCTCTCCAAAAGGAGTGGATATTTTTGTCAGTGATAAAAACAGATTTTTCCTTGAAAACAAGATTAAAGTGATACGGGAAAGAATAGCAGATATTATCTATACAGAAAAAGACGAGGAGATGGAAGAAGTTGTTGGCAGGATTTTAAAGGAAAAACAGCTTACTGTTTCAACAGCAGAATCTTCCACAGGTGGACTGATATCTGGGCGGATTGTAAATGTTCCCGGTTCATCTGAGTACTTTATGGGAGGAGTTGTTTCTTACTCTAACGATGCAAAGATTCAGGTACTTGGAGTAAACAGAGAAGACATTAAAAATTATGGAGCGGTCAGTGAAACGGTAGCAAAACAGATGGCTGAGGGAGTGAGAAAACTGCTAAATACAGACATTGCAGTTTCAGATACAGGAATAGCAGGTCCTACAGGTGCAACACCAGAGAAACCTCTGGGATTACATTACATCGGTTTTGCTGACGGTAAGAAAACAGATGTTTACAGGGTTGTCTTTAGGGGAGAGAGAAATGACGTCAGACTTGCCATATCACAGTATGCGCTGAACCTTATCCGTCTAAATCTCCGGTAA
- a CDS encoding site-2 protease family protein: MRFKSIPLFKIAGIQVNLDFSWFIVFFLISFTLAEYFYPHYYPDHSFLIYWFVGGISAILLFASVLLHELSHSLVAIRFGIPVREIDLFIFGGVAMIEEEAPSPKVEFLVAVAGPVCSFLLSFLFFVIALTYPQDDLFNGIINYLMLVNFALAVFNLVPAFPLDGGRILRSIIWAKKDLLTATKISSWTGTVFAYVLILFGILSLIQGNLVGAMWYGLLGLFLRNASKVSYEQTKLSVILSKYRVEQFMHTVKPVLPDETISEFMMYHYPVYKTSIFPVIGDDGKIYEVSIVDINRVPQVDWDRIRVLEVSQPVEVYVSPYDTLLKALRLMNRYQINELPVVYGNTVLGIIKRDVIESLIERYYIQEKLQES; this comes from the coding sequence ATGAGATTTAAGTCTATTCCTCTTTTTAAGATAGCTGGAATTCAGGTTAATCTGGACTTTAGCTGGTTTATTGTATTTTTTCTGATATCGTTTACACTTGCGGAATATTTCTACCCCCATTACTATCCAGACCACAGTTTCCTGATTTACTGGTTTGTTGGAGGAATATCAGCCATCTTGCTGTTTGCATCTGTTTTACTACATGAGCTTTCCCACTCTCTTGTGGCTATTCGCTTTGGTATTCCTGTTAGAGAGATAGACCTTTTTATATTTGGCGGTGTTGCAATGATAGAGGAGGAAGCTCCAAGTCCTAAGGTTGAGTTTTTGGTTGCAGTGGCTGGACCTGTATGCAGTTTTCTCCTTTCTTTTTTATTTTTTGTTATAGCCCTTACTTATCCTCAGGATGACCTTTTTAACGGTATCATAAACTATCTTATGCTTGTTAACTTTGCCCTTGCTGTTTTTAATCTTGTTCCGGCATTTCCCCTTGATGGTGGAAGAATACTCAGATCTATAATATGGGCAAAAAAAGACCTTCTCACAGCAACAAAAATAAGCAGCTGGACAGGAACCGTATTTGCATATGTTCTTATACTTTTTGGTATTCTTTCCCTTATACAGGGAAACTTAGTTGGGGCAATGTGGTACGGACTGTTAGGTCTGTTTTTACGGAATGCATCTAAGGTTAGTTATGAACAGACAAAACTGTCTGTTATCCTTTCAAAGTACCGGGTAGAACAGTTTATGCATACAGTAAAACCTGTTTTGCCAGATGAAACCATATCAGAGTTTATGATGTACCATTATCCTGTGTATAAAACATCCATATTTCCTGTGATAGGGGATGATGGAAAGATATATGAGGTCAGTATCGTTGATATAAATAGGGTTCCTCAGGTAGATTGGGACAGAATAAGGGTTCTGGAAGTGTCACAGCCAGTTGAAGTTTATGTAAGTCCGTACGATACACTGCTGAAAGCCCTTAGACTTATGAACAGGTATCAGATAAATGAGCTGCCTGTAGTTTACGGCAATACAGTACTGGGAATAATAAAAAGAGATGTAATAGAATCCCTGATAGAAAGGTATTATATTCAGGAAAAACTTCAGGAGAGTTAA
- a CDS encoding DUF2227 family putative metal-binding protein, which translates to MAAGRTHDIVNLSILPVAVYYLQPENFTGFISGYLAGTFLITPDNDIYHSRPNRRWKFLRFLWYPYTRIFSHRGISHLPVVGSIAKIVYLVLILAIVTAFVGFSLQLFLDISVIKSITDMDKKEIFNIIKSPFVVSFFIGLVLAEIIHVITDVVYSSLKKVIR; encoded by the coding sequence GTGGCTGCAGGGAGAACACACGACATTGTAAATCTATCAATTCTTCCTGTGGCTGTTTATTACCTTCAGCCGGAAAATTTCACAGGTTTTATCTCTGGATATCTTGCAGGAACATTCCTGATAACTCCTGATAACGACATATACCATTCCAGACCTAACAGAAGATGGAAGTTTCTCAGATTTCTGTGGTATCCGTACACAAGAATTTTTTCCCACAGAGGAATTTCTCATCTACCTGTTGTAGGTTCTATCGCAAAAATAGTTTACCTTGTGTTGATTTTGGCTATTGTTACTGCTTTTGTAGGGTTTTCTTTGCAGCTTTTTTTAGACATATCTGTTATCAAAAGTATTACGGACATGGATAAAAAGGAGATTTTTAATATCATAAAAAGTCCATTTGTAGTATCATTTTTTATCGGTCTTGTCCTGGCTGAGATAATTCATGTTATTACAGATGTTGTTTACTCTTCTTTAAAGAAAGTGATTAGGTGA
- a CDS encoding OmpA family protein, whose translation MRKVLTSVFLSGLLFSGFTAQEKINLFEKQIGQDIKALNENINKLYRLHVRECAPQEIAKAEAYVDALDGLSYINPDTGEIVKVQVKTIDKIIYKNKAKKYISIAREKVYADQDGDGIPCYQEIEQGTNPFVPEGKVSKTETRKKQKVQEISKVKTGYKPLKMHARIHFDFDKFNIKKDYLPYLNVITRYLKAHKDLKIKIVGYTDSIGSKEYNDRLARKRAEAIRKYLIDHGISPDRIEIIGKGKEDYLFDNSTSLNRFTNRRAEFFVMEPTENR comes from the coding sequence ATGAGGAAGGTTTTAACGTCTGTTTTTCTGTCTGGACTGTTGTTTTCAGGGTTTACTGCCCAGGAAAAGATAAATCTGTTTGAAAAGCAGATTGGTCAGGACATAAAAGCTCTAAATGAAAATATAAACAAACTTTACAGACTTCACGTCAGAGAGTGTGCTCCCCAGGAGATTGCAAAAGCAGAAGCTTACGTAGATGCCCTTGATGGTCTGAGTTATATAAACCCAGATACAGGAGAGATTGTGAAGGTTCAGGTTAAAACTATTGATAAGATTATATACAAAAATAAGGCAAAGAAGTATATATCTATAGCAAGGGAGAAAGTTTATGCAGATCAGGATGGGGACGGTATTCCTTGTTATCAGGAGATAGAACAGGGAACAAATCCATTTGTTCCTGAGGGAAAGGTTTCTAAGACCGAAACCAGAAAAAAGCAGAAAGTTCAGGAAATCTCAAAGGTAAAAACAGGATACAAGCCCCTTAAAATGCACGCCCGGATACACTTTGATTTTGATAAGTTTAACATAAAAAAAGATTATCTGCCTTATCTGAATGTTATAACCAGATATCTTAAGGCACATAAAGACCTAAAGATAAAAATTGTTGGATATACAGACTCTATCGGAAGTAAGGAGTATAACGACCGTCTTGCCAGAAAAAGGGCTGAAGCTATCAGAAAGTATCTGATAGATCACGGTATATCTCCTGACAGAATAGAGATAATCGGGAAGGGTAAAGAGGACTATCTGTTTGACAACAGCACATCCCTCAACAGATTTACAAACAGAAGAGCTGAATTTTTTGTTATGGAACCTACAGAAAACAGGTGA
- the ftsY gene encoding signal recognition particle-docking protein FtsY, with the protein MFKSMLDRLKSGLQKTKRQFVDTFSSISFGRSIDEELFEDIEMILLKADVGVKATEEILDFLRKESKKRKLKEGEQLKELLKEKLLEILKGCESRLNLGEEKPAVILFLGINGSGKTTTVGKLAAQLKEEGKSVVLAAADTFRAAAIDQLEVWAERSGARIVKHTQGADPAAVVYDAVNSAKSRGDDVVLVDTAGRLHTKEHLIKELQKIIRTIKKLMPNQPVETLLVLDGTIGQNSINQAKIFKEAANVTGIVITKLDGTAKGGAIIPVCRELKIPVKFIGVGETVEDLQPFDAKAFVDALFS; encoded by the coding sequence ATGTTCAAGTCTATGTTGGATAGACTAAAGTCAGGACTTCAAAAAACAAAAAGGCAGTTTGTTGATACATTCAGTTCCATATCCTTTGGGAGAAGTATAGACGAAGAACTGTTTGAAGACATAGAAATGATACTTCTCAAAGCAGATGTAGGAGTGAAAGCAACAGAAGAGATTCTTGATTTTTTAAGAAAAGAAAGTAAAAAAAGAAAACTAAAAGAAGGGGAACAGTTAAAAGAACTTCTAAAAGAAAAGCTGTTAGAAATCCTCAAGGGATGTGAGTCTCGTCTCAATCTTGGAGAAGAAAAGCCTGCTGTTATTCTGTTTTTAGGAATTAACGGCAGTGGAAAGACAACAACTGTCGGGAAATTGGCTGCTCAGCTGAAAGAAGAAGGAAAATCTGTGGTTCTTGCGGCAGCCGATACATTCAGGGCAGCAGCAATAGACCAGCTTGAAGTGTGGGCTGAAAGATCTGGAGCAAGGATTGTAAAACATACACAGGGAGCTGACCCTGCTGCCGTTGTTTATGATGCTGTCAATTCGGCAAAAAGCAGGGGAGATGATGTGGTGCTGGTTGACACAGCTGGAAGACTTCATACAAAAGAGCATTTGATTAAGGAGCTTCAGAAAATAATCAGGACTATAAAAAAATTGATGCCAAATCAGCCTGTTGAAACACTCCTAGTTTTAGATGGAACAATTGGTCAGAACTCTATAAATCAGGCAAAAATATTTAAAGAAGCAGCAAACGTTACAGGCATCGTTATAACAAAATTAGATGGAACTGCAAAGGGAGGAGCAATAATACCTGTCTGCAGAGAACTGAAAATTCCTGTTAAATTTATCGGTGTAGGAGAAACAGTAGAAGACCTCCAGCCGTTTGATGCAAAGGCTTTTGTTGATGCTCTATTCAGTTAG